A genomic window from Cryobacterium sp. SO2 includes:
- a CDS encoding LysR family transcriptional regulator: MDVQRLELLRELAERGSVTAVALATHRTPSAVSQQLKVLEREAGLPLTERSGRGLVLTDAGRALAASATDIAVALERATAVWDTFRNRATGDVSLVTFPTAGQMLLPGALQDLAGHDGLAVHCTDMDPELSDFPALTSEYDIVLAHSMRGQHTWGGRGLTSVPLMTEPLDVGLPADHRLAGRVSLGASDVVGETWVGVPVGYAFERVLHDIELQTGGRARVTQRFADIRLIESFIMAGLGIALVPRYTSSGNKPGRMVLKPLRGLDAERQIVALMRPDRAERLAVRTVVEALRARATQVQAEHAAAAG; this comes from the coding sequence ATGGATGTGCAACGTCTCGAACTGCTCCGCGAACTGGCCGAACGCGGCAGCGTGACCGCCGTGGCGCTGGCCACGCACCGCACTCCTTCTGCGGTCTCGCAGCAGCTCAAAGTGCTCGAACGCGAGGCCGGTTTGCCCCTCACCGAACGCAGCGGGCGGGGTCTCGTCCTCACGGATGCAGGCCGCGCGTTGGCCGCGAGCGCCACCGATATCGCGGTTGCCCTGGAGCGCGCCACGGCGGTCTGGGACACCTTCCGCAACCGGGCCACCGGTGATGTGAGCCTGGTCACCTTCCCCACCGCCGGGCAGATGCTGCTGCCCGGCGCGCTGCAGGATCTCGCCGGCCACGACGGCCTCGCGGTGCACTGCACCGACATGGACCCGGAGCTCAGCGACTTCCCCGCGCTCACCTCCGAATACGACATCGTGCTCGCGCACAGTATGCGCGGCCAGCACACCTGGGGCGGGCGCGGGCTCACCTCGGTGCCGCTGATGACGGAACCGCTCGACGTAGGCCTCCCGGCCGACCACCGGCTGGCCGGCCGGGTTTCGCTCGGGGCGAGCGACGTGGTGGGCGAGACCTGGGTGGGTGTGCCGGTGGGCTATGCCTTCGAACGCGTCCTGCACGACATCGAACTGCAGACCGGCGGCCGGGCGCGAGTGACGCAGCGATTCGCCGACATCCGGCTGATCGAGTCGTTCATCATGGCCGGGCTCGGCATCGCACTCGTGCCCCGGTACACCTCCAGCGGCAACAAGCCCGGCCGCATGGTGCTCAAGCCGCTGCGCGGACTCGACGCCGAGCGGCAGATCGTGGCGCTGATGCGCCCCGACCGGGCCGAGCGCCTGGCGGTGCGCACCGTCGTTGAGGCTCTCCGCGCCCGGGCCACCCAGGTGCAGGCCGAGCACGCGGCCGCTGCGGGCTAG
- a CDS encoding LicD family protein has translation MKLHLAQALLDVHTDVDVSRAVEIRVSDRRVATLSPDTSTDPAALSHRSPRAVPVRYRLPPAFGSTLAGSGELSLHYSDTGAEIARAHVAAELEPDSGALRFVDDTGHPVVLNKWGHRSITFGDASEAMITSLLRHTRQVIAQITEFGLKPWLMGGTLLGAVRSGALMPHDDDADLGYVSAHTNPVDAALESFALQRFLESAGHTVIRYSATQLQILFLSGEGAGFHVDVFGGFYRDGMFMQPFHVRAALPPEIFDDLRPVRLAGWEFPAPNPPEPWLEANYGPGWRVPDTGHRFVTPASAARRYINWFGNLNQHLDFWDEYYSDRGDRVAAPSALAEGLLAGAPADATIFELGHGRGDDLAHLASRGHRVVGIDFSRSAAVAAGTRLGSTHPRVELCRLDLGDRRQTLALALREAQSKSPVRILSANLLHVLTIEARPGLVTMVRHLLGRSGEWHVSFPTVMADGFSVDDPTTWHLTVEQFRALAATESDLRIVSIRVDPLADRNPATAIVVRRGPLL, from the coding sequence ATGAAGCTCCATCTCGCTCAGGCACTTCTCGATGTCCACACAGACGTCGACGTCTCCCGTGCCGTCGAGATCCGGGTGTCCGATCGGCGGGTCGCGACCCTCAGCCCAGACACGAGCACAGACCCGGCCGCGCTGTCGCACCGTTCGCCCCGCGCCGTCCCCGTGCGCTATCGGCTGCCGCCGGCCTTCGGCTCCACCCTGGCCGGGTCCGGCGAGCTGTCGCTGCACTATTCGGACACCGGCGCCGAGATCGCCCGCGCGCACGTGGCGGCGGAGCTGGAACCGGACTCCGGCGCCTTACGTTTTGTGGACGACACCGGTCATCCGGTGGTGCTGAACAAGTGGGGCCACCGGTCGATCACCTTCGGCGACGCCTCGGAGGCGATGATCACCAGCCTGCTCAGGCACACCCGCCAGGTGATCGCGCAGATCACCGAGTTCGGCCTCAAGCCGTGGCTGATGGGCGGCACGCTGCTGGGCGCAGTGCGTTCGGGGGCGCTCATGCCGCACGACGACGACGCCGACCTCGGCTACGTCAGCGCGCACACCAACCCGGTGGATGCGGCGCTGGAGAGTTTCGCGCTGCAGCGCTTCCTCGAGTCCGCCGGCCACACTGTCATCAGGTACAGCGCCACCCAACTGCAGATCCTGTTCCTCAGCGGGGAGGGAGCGGGGTTCCACGTTGACGTGTTCGGCGGTTTCTACCGCGACGGCATGTTCATGCAGCCGTTCCACGTGCGCGCGGCCCTGCCGCCCGAGATCTTCGACGACCTGCGGCCTGTTCGCCTGGCCGGGTGGGAGTTCCCCGCGCCCAACCCGCCGGAGCCCTGGCTCGAGGCCAACTACGGCCCCGGCTGGCGGGTGCCGGACACCGGGCACCGGTTCGTCACCCCGGCCTCCGCCGCACGCCGGTACATCAACTGGTTCGGCAACCTCAATCAGCACCTGGACTTCTGGGACGAGTACTACTCCGACCGCGGCGACCGCGTTGCGGCGCCGTCCGCGCTCGCCGAGGGGCTCCTGGCGGGCGCCCCGGCGGATGCCACCATCTTCGAACTCGGGCACGGCCGGGGCGACGACCTGGCCCATCTGGCCAGCCGCGGACATCGGGTGGTCGGCATCGACTTCTCCCGCTCGGCCGCCGTCGCCGCCGGCACCCGGTTGGGCTCCACGCATCCGCGGGTGGAACTCTGCCGGCTCGACCTGGGCGACCGGCGCCAGACCCTCGCCCTCGCCCTGCGAGAGGCTCAGTCGAAATCGCCCGTGCGGATCCTGTCCGCCAACCTGTTGCATGTGCTCACGATCGAAGCCCGTCCGGGCCTCGTGACCATGGTGCGGCACCTGCTCGGGCGCTCAGGCGAATGGCATGTGAGCTTTCCCACCGTGATGGCCGACGGGTTCAGCGTCGACGACCCCACCACCTGGCACCTCACCGTGGAGCAGTTCCGCGCTCTGGCGGCCACCGAATCCGACCTGCGGATCGTATCGATCCGGGTCGACCCCCTGGCAGACCGGAATCCGGCCACCGCCATCGTTGTAAGAAGAGGACCACTGTTGTGA
- a CDS encoding GNAT family N-acetyltransferase — translation MPDIEWTLCWEADLSAEHHTALAALFARYYPNDHATFTGARSWMGARPEARVIGFDDGRPVAHLGFVRRMLRLESGGSQLVGDVGLVGVDPDYQGTGLGRRLLAEAAAALGSQGLPFGFLTCAPAVVGFYATGGWQQALGQVTRMIDTELRPETYTGPALVLPVTAPFSAWPTGQTIIRDGLEV, via the coding sequence ATGCCTGACATCGAGTGGACACTCTGCTGGGAGGCAGATCTGTCCGCGGAGCACCACACCGCGCTGGCCGCGCTGTTCGCACGGTATTACCCGAACGACCACGCCACCTTCACCGGCGCCCGCAGCTGGATGGGCGCTCGCCCTGAGGCCCGCGTGATCGGCTTCGACGACGGCCGCCCGGTCGCGCACCTCGGCTTCGTGCGGCGGATGCTGCGCCTCGAGTCCGGCGGTTCGCAGCTGGTCGGCGACGTGGGCCTGGTCGGTGTCGACCCCGACTACCAGGGCACCGGGCTCGGCCGCCGGCTCCTGGCCGAGGCGGCGGCGGCCCTGGGGTCTCAGGGCCTGCCGTTCGGTTTCCTCACCTGCGCGCCGGCCGTTGTGGGGTTTTACGCCACGGGTGGCTGGCAGCAGGCGCTGGGCCAGGTGACCCGCATGATCGATACCGAGCTGCGCCCGGAGACGTACACGGGCCCCGCCCTTGTACTGCCGGTGACGGCGCCCTTCAGCGCGTGGCCGACCGGGCAGACGATCATCCGTGACGGCCTCGAGGTCTAG
- a CDS encoding CbiX/SirB N-terminal domain-containing protein — protein MMIAGPATEAAPVLLAASHGSRSAPAQHAVLALVDAVSRRLAATTSVVPVVGAFVDVQQPDVPHCLAAAEPGRAAVIVPLLISAGYHVRVDLADAVTGARPRPVVVTDALGPDERLARILADRLVQSGLGADDRVVLAAAGSSDANAVADCVTAGEQLAAILARLVTVAFIAAAQPRLADAVAAVRRESPAARVVVASYLLAPGTFAGLAREAGADVVSAALLVEGEEPPAALVDIVIDRYRTAVSALPPAARRRETR, from the coding sequence ATGATGATCGCCGGGCCGGCGACGGAGGCCGCACCGGTACTGCTGGCCGCCTCTCACGGTTCCCGGAGCGCCCCTGCCCAACACGCCGTGCTCGCTCTGGTCGACGCGGTGAGTCGGCGGCTGGCTGCAACCACGTCGGTCGTGCCCGTCGTGGGCGCGTTCGTCGACGTGCAGCAGCCCGACGTGCCGCACTGCCTGGCGGCCGCGGAGCCCGGCCGGGCCGCCGTCATCGTTCCGCTGCTGATCTCCGCCGGGTATCACGTGCGGGTCGACCTGGCCGATGCGGTGACCGGCGCCCGACCGCGACCTGTGGTCGTCACCGACGCCCTCGGCCCCGATGAGCGCCTGGCGCGCATCCTCGCCGACCGGCTTGTGCAGAGCGGCCTGGGCGCGGACGACCGCGTGGTGCTGGCCGCGGCGGGATCCAGCGACGCGAATGCCGTGGCCGACTGCGTCACCGCGGGCGAACAGCTCGCGGCGATCCTGGCGCGACTGGTGACCGTGGCGTTCATCGCGGCCGCGCAGCCGAGACTGGCGGATGCCGTTGCCGCCGTTCGCCGGGAATCCCCGGCGGCCCGGGTGGTCGTGGCCAGTTACCTCCTGGCGCCAGGGACCTTCGCCGGTCTGGCCCGCGAGGCCGGCGCGGATGTGGTCAGCGCTGCCCTGCTGGTGGAGGGCGAGGAGCCGCCCGCCGCACTCGTCGACATCGTCATCGACCGCTACCGCACGGCCGTCTCGGCCCTCCCGCCCGCCGCCCGCCGGCGCGAGACTCGCTAG
- the nirD gene encoding nitrite reductase small subunit NirD: MLNTEGTTATRRVDAATGWASVCELTQLEPLWAEAALVDGEQLALVRMPSGTVYAVSNQDPATGSFVMCRGIVGSHGDRDTLTSPLHKQVYDLGTGECFSTPDFTLATFAVRVEAGVVQVRLSADDRAAATAAA; encoded by the coding sequence ATGCTGAACACCGAAGGCACCACCGCCACACGCCGGGTCGACGCGGCCACCGGCTGGGCGAGCGTGTGCGAGCTCACCCAACTGGAACCGCTCTGGGCCGAAGCCGCGCTGGTCGACGGTGAGCAGCTCGCCCTGGTGCGGATGCCCAGCGGCACCGTCTACGCCGTGTCCAACCAGGATCCGGCCACCGGATCGTTCGTGATGTGCCGCGGAATCGTCGGCTCGCACGGCGACAGGGACACGCTCACGTCACCGCTGCACAAGCAGGTCTACGACCTCGGCACCGGCGAGTGTTTCAGTACCCCCGACTTCACGCTCGCCACCTTCGCCGTGCGGGTAGAGGCCGGTGTCGTGCAGGTGAGGCTCAGCGCCGACGATCGGGCCGCCGCGACCGCCGCAGCATGA
- the nirB gene encoding nitrite reductase large subunit NirB, translating into MTLNTPQQPRRVLVIGGGPAAHRFAEAMDARARAAGDAARPVDVTVIGEEVHLPYDRVSLSHRLGGPEDLTLGDPAFWQSETMHYRGGSRVTALDAAAQTVTLETGDVLGYDDLVFATGSSAFVPPVPGAGSGVVYRTIEDVDYLVSETARLKAKFGRPANVTVIGGGLLGLEAAGGVQRLGANTTIVDGATWLMPTQLDQGAGMALGRLIDAQGIRLELGHRPTEILVAETGQVLGLTLDDDRQINADLIVWSIGIRARDELARAAGLEIGPRGGIVIGDDCASSVPGIWAIGEVASVDGRCIGLVAPANAMAEVVADRLNGGQAVFPGIDDATKLKLSGVEVASFGDAFGTGDRALEVVYADPARGLYQKVVVSSDAKTLLGGIFVGDASPYLSLRPLLGRELPTEPGAYLSASGAELPSSSDMPDDAQLCSCNDVSFGTVRAAIRGDHGDPVTELGALKACTRAGTQCGSCVPLLKKVLETELTNAGLEVSKALCEHISISRSELFESVRVLQLSSFDQIMDRFGTGLGCDVCKPTIASILASQSSAYILDAGRGGLQDTNDRALANMQKDGSYSVVPRIPGGEITPEKLIAIGQVAAEFNLYTKITGGQRIALFGARLDQLPDIWRTLVDAGFESGQAYGKSLRTAKSCVGSAWCRFGVQDSVALAIMLENRYRGLRAPHKFKFGVSGCARECAEARAKDIGVIATELGWNLYVGGNGGFQPVHAVLLAKDLDEDTLVKYIDRYLMYYIRTADRVQRTARWQEDLEGGIDHVYDVVVNDSLGIAADLEAAMAAHIDVFEDEWAATLADPERLRRFRPFVNADTPDPSLLQVIDRGQPRPARPEERDGSSAAGPVHLAGLTIPVRRDGAEVPVAAATGAE; encoded by the coding sequence ATGACACTGAACACCCCCCAGCAGCCCCGCCGCGTGCTCGTGATCGGCGGCGGCCCAGCTGCGCACCGGTTCGCCGAGGCGATGGATGCCCGCGCCCGCGCCGCCGGCGACGCCGCGCGCCCCGTTGACGTCACCGTCATCGGCGAAGAGGTGCACCTCCCGTACGACAGGGTCTCCCTCTCGCACCGCCTCGGCGGCCCCGAAGATCTCACCCTCGGCGACCCGGCCTTCTGGCAGTCCGAGACCATGCACTACCGCGGCGGCAGCCGCGTCACCGCCTTGGACGCCGCGGCCCAGACCGTCACCCTCGAGACCGGCGATGTTCTCGGCTACGACGACCTGGTCTTCGCCACCGGTTCGAGCGCCTTCGTGCCGCCGGTTCCCGGCGCCGGGAGCGGTGTGGTCTATCGCACGATCGAAGACGTTGACTACCTCGTCAGCGAGACCGCCCGACTGAAGGCCAAGTTCGGTCGCCCCGCGAATGTCACCGTGATCGGCGGCGGGCTGCTCGGCCTCGAGGCCGCCGGCGGTGTGCAGCGCCTCGGCGCGAACACCACAATCGTGGATGGCGCCACCTGGTTGATGCCCACCCAGCTGGACCAGGGCGCCGGCATGGCCCTCGGCCGACTCATCGACGCGCAGGGCATCCGGCTTGAGCTGGGCCACCGACCCACCGAAATCCTCGTAGCGGAGACCGGGCAGGTTCTCGGCCTCACCCTCGATGACGATCGTCAGATCAACGCCGACCTGATCGTCTGGTCCATCGGCATCCGAGCGCGCGACGAACTCGCCCGCGCTGCGGGTCTGGAGATCGGCCCGCGCGGCGGCATCGTGATCGGCGACGACTGTGCCAGCTCGGTGCCCGGCATCTGGGCGATCGGCGAGGTCGCCAGCGTCGACGGCCGTTGCATCGGTCTCGTCGCCCCGGCGAACGCCATGGCCGAGGTCGTCGCCGACAGGCTGAACGGCGGCCAGGCCGTGTTCCCCGGCATCGACGACGCCACCAAGCTCAAGCTCTCCGGTGTGGAGGTGGCCAGCTTCGGCGACGCCTTCGGCACCGGTGACCGGGCCCTCGAGGTGGTCTACGCCGACCCCGCCCGCGGGCTGTACCAGAAGGTCGTCGTCTCCAGCGATGCCAAGACCCTGCTCGGCGGCATCTTCGTCGGCGACGCGTCACCGTACCTGTCGCTGCGCCCGCTGCTCGGCCGCGAGCTGCCCACCGAACCCGGCGCCTACCTCTCCGCCTCCGGCGCCGAGCTTCCCTCCAGCTCGGACATGCCCGATGACGCCCAGTTGTGTTCCTGCAACGACGTGTCCTTCGGCACAGTGCGTGCGGCCATCCGCGGCGACCACGGCGACCCGGTCACCGAGCTGGGTGCGTTGAAGGCGTGCACGCGGGCCGGCACCCAGTGCGGCTCCTGCGTTCCGCTGCTCAAGAAGGTTCTCGAAACCGAACTCACCAATGCCGGCCTCGAGGTGTCGAAAGCGCTCTGCGAGCACATCTCGATCAGCCGCAGCGAACTCTTCGAGTCGGTGCGGGTGCTGCAGCTGAGCTCGTTCGACCAGATCATGGACCGCTTCGGCACCGGCCTCGGCTGCGACGTCTGCAAGCCCACCATCGCCTCCATCCTCGCCTCGCAGTCCTCGGCGTACATCCTGGATGCCGGCCGCGGCGGCCTGCAGGACACCAACGACCGGGCGCTCGCGAACATGCAGAAGGACGGCAGCTATTCGGTGGTCCCCCGCATCCCCGGCGGTGAGATCACCCCGGAGAAGCTCATCGCCATCGGCCAGGTGGCCGCCGAATTCAACCTGTACACCAAGATCACCGGCGGGCAGCGGATCGCCCTTTTCGGTGCCCGTCTCGACCAGCTGCCCGACATCTGGCGCACCCTGGTGGATGCCGGATTCGAATCCGGCCAGGCCTACGGCAAGAGCCTGCGCACCGCGAAGTCCTGCGTCGGCTCGGCTTGGTGCCGGTTCGGGGTGCAGGATTCCGTGGCGCTGGCGATCATGCTGGAGAACCGCTATCGCGGGCTGCGAGCGCCGCACAAGTTCAAGTTCGGGGTCTCCGGATGCGCCCGCGAGTGCGCGGAGGCCCGCGCCAAGGACATCGGCGTCATCGCCACCGAGCTCGGCTGGAACCTCTATGTCGGCGGCAACGGCGGTTTCCAGCCTGTGCACGCCGTGCTCCTCGCCAAGGACCTCGACGAGGACACCCTGGTGAAGTACATCGACCGCTACCTGATGTATTACATCCGCACCGCCGACCGGGTGCAGCGCACCGCGCGCTGGCAGGAAGACCTCGAGGGTGGCATCGACCACGTGTACGACGTGGTCGTGAACGACTCCCTGGGTATCGCCGCCGACCTCGAGGCCGCCATGGCCGCGCACATCGACGTCTTTGAAGACGAGTGGGCGGCCACCCTGGCCGATCCGGAGCGACTTCGTCGGTTCCGGCCGTTCGTGAACGCCGACACCCCCGACCCTTCGCTCCTCCAGGTGATCGACCGTGGACAGCCGCGACCCGCTCGGCCGGAGGAGCGCGACGGCTCCAGCGCCGCCGGACCGGTGCACCTGGCCGGACTCACGATCCCGGTGCGCCGGGATGGCGCCGAGGTTCCGGTGGCCGCGGCGACCGGCGCGGAGTAG
- the cobA gene encoding uroporphyrinogen-III C-methyltransferase has translation MALGLEYAGKRVLVVGGARAARRILARYLAVGATVHHVPEPSPVTGAVAPVAPIATAMPGVLSPVFPRSIGSWGALIAAVDLVVVVEASPQLDAVIAAACARHRTWLTRESAASTSPIGSVTLVGGGPGLEKLLTVGALAALNAADIVYYDRLGPTDRLDVWAPGAEHVDVGKAPGHHAIPQRATERMLVASALAGLTVVRLKGGDPFVFGRGGEEVLACRAAGVPVSVISGVTSAIAVPAAAGIPVTHRDISRLFTVISGHAPISDSELTHLIGLDGTIVVLMGIGTLQQLVAGLARLGMRTDMPVAIVERGFAHDQRTTVGRLDTIGALASTAGVRSPAVVVIGEVVALAGHGDDAAADIMREAATLAS, from the coding sequence GTGGCGTTGGGCCTCGAGTACGCGGGAAAGCGAGTTCTCGTGGTGGGCGGTGCCCGGGCGGCCCGGCGCATTCTCGCGCGCTATCTGGCCGTCGGCGCAACCGTGCACCACGTGCCCGAGCCCAGCCCCGTTACCGGCGCCGTCGCTCCGGTCGCTCCGATCGCTACGGCGATGCCCGGGGTGCTCAGCCCGGTCTTTCCCCGGTCGATCGGCTCCTGGGGTGCGCTCATCGCCGCCGTGGACCTGGTCGTGGTCGTCGAGGCCAGCCCGCAGCTCGATGCCGTCATCGCCGCGGCCTGCGCCCGGCACCGCACCTGGTTGACCAGGGAGAGTGCGGCATCGACCTCCCCGATCGGGTCGGTCACGCTCGTCGGCGGCGGTCCCGGCCTGGAGAAGTTGCTCACGGTCGGCGCCCTGGCGGCGCTGAACGCCGCCGACATCGTCTACTACGACAGGCTCGGCCCCACCGACAGGCTCGATGTCTGGGCGCCGGGCGCCGAGCACGTCGATGTCGGCAAGGCTCCGGGGCACCACGCCATTCCCCAACGCGCCACCGAGCGGATGCTGGTGGCGTCGGCTCTGGCCGGCCTCACCGTTGTACGGCTCAAGGGCGGAGACCCGTTCGTGTTCGGCCGAGGCGGCGAAGAAGTGCTCGCCTGCCGTGCTGCCGGTGTACCGGTCTCCGTGATCTCGGGAGTGACGAGCGCGATCGCCGTGCCGGCCGCGGCGGGCATCCCGGTCACCCATCGCGACATCAGTCGTCTGTTCACCGTGATCTCCGGTCACGCCCCGATCAGCGACTCCGAGCTGACCCACCTGATCGGCCTCGACGGCACGATCGTGGTGCTGATGGGCATCGGTACCCTGCAGCAGTTGGTTGCGGGACTGGCCCGTCTCGGGATGCGGACGGACATGCCCGTGGCGATCGTGGAACGCGGCTTCGCGCACGACCAGCGCACCACGGTCGGCCGGCTGGACACGATCGGCGCCCTCGCCTCCACGGCCGGGGTGCGCTCCCCCGCAGTCGTGGTGATCGGCGAGGTGGTGGCCCTGGCCGGTCACGGCGACGACGCCGCCGCCGACATCATGCGTGAGGCCGCGACCCTGGCTTCCTAG